From Arthrobacter sp. FW306-2-2C-D06B, a single genomic window includes:
- a CDS encoding S1C family serine protease encodes MSTLPEQVFPEDIPDAPSDDEALDAYSRTVMHVAETVTPHVAALEMSSARRNGQVRIGSGSAVVFTGDGYMLTNAHVVSGLRSGRAIFADGTHTDVELVGADPLSDLAIVRGHHTPPPAILGNAESLHVGQLVIAVGNPLGLAGSVTAGVVSGLGRSIPVRSGRHSRVIEDVIQTDAALNPGNSGGALADTKGRIVGINTAVAGLGLGLAVPINTTTQRIIAALLKDGRVRRAYLGLVSTPIPLDANAVIRTGQKEALRVVEVIAGSPAERAGILAGDLVLSAQSRAVSSAESLQKLLFSQAIGEPFLLTVLRDGKVHAIVAVPSEMTDADS; translated from the coding sequence ATGAGTACGTTGCCGGAACAAGTATTTCCCGAGGACATCCCTGACGCCCCGTCGGATGACGAAGCCTTGGACGCCTACTCGCGGACAGTGATGCACGTCGCAGAGACGGTCACGCCGCATGTCGCAGCTTTGGAGATGAGCAGCGCCCGCAGGAACGGGCAGGTCAGGATCGGAAGTGGATCGGCTGTCGTGTTCACGGGGGACGGTTATATGCTGACCAACGCCCACGTGGTCTCGGGCCTTCGCTCCGGGCGGGCAATCTTCGCTGACGGAACCCACACCGACGTCGAACTCGTCGGTGCGGATCCCTTGTCCGATCTCGCCATCGTCCGGGGCCATCACACGCCGCCGCCGGCTATCCTGGGCAACGCGGAGTCGCTGCACGTAGGCCAATTGGTCATCGCCGTGGGAAACCCGCTGGGGTTGGCTGGATCCGTGACCGCGGGCGTCGTCAGCGGGCTCGGGCGTTCCATCCCGGTCAGGTCCGGACGGCACAGCAGGGTCATTGAGGACGTTATCCAGACCGACGCCGCGTTGAACCCGGGCAATTCCGGGGGAGCCTTGGCCGACACCAAGGGACGGATTGTGGGAATCAACACCGCCGTGGCTGGCCTCGGCCTTGGACTCGCAGTACCCATCAACACCACCACCCAACGGATCATCGCCGCCCTGCTGAAGGACGGCCGGGTCCGCCGGGCGTACCTTGGCTTGGTGAGCACCCCTATTCCGTTGGACGCGAATGCGGTGATCCGGACAGGCCAGAAGGAAGCGCTTCGGGTGGTGGAAGTCATCGCCGGATCTCCGGCGGAGCGGGCGGGAATACTTGCTGGAGACCTGGTCCTCAGCGCACAGTCGCGGGCCGTTTCCAGCGCCGAGAGCCTTCAAAAGCTCTTGTTCTCGCAGGCCATTGGGGAGCCGTTCCTGCTCACGGTCCTGCGCGACGGCAAAGTCCACGCAATTGTCGCCGTGCCCAGCGAAATGACTGACGCGGATTCGTGA
- a CDS encoding MarR family winged helix-turn-helix transcriptional regulator produces MTIETQDEQRAATKDRLAAAPISHDVGFLLAKLHAGGSAVNNRVLAEFDLKVRSYSVLILANSGLEPTQRELADFLSLDPSQIVALVDDLEKRKLVARAPGNQDRRAKTVTATPKGSELLAQAAIAARHAESEVLAALDDREAAQLKALLRKALWG; encoded by the coding sequence ATGACGATCGAGACGCAGGACGAGCAACGGGCCGCCACGAAGGACCGCCTGGCCGCCGCTCCGATCAGCCACGACGTGGGTTTCCTTCTGGCCAAGCTCCACGCCGGCGGCTCGGCAGTGAACAACCGCGTGCTTGCTGAGTTCGACCTCAAGGTGAGGTCGTACTCAGTGCTGATCCTGGCCAACAGCGGCCTGGAGCCCACCCAGCGGGAGTTGGCGGACTTCCTCAGCCTCGACCCCAGCCAGATCGTCGCCTTGGTGGATGATCTGGAAAAGCGGAAACTCGTGGCCAGGGCGCCGGGCAATCAGGACCGCCGGGCCAAGACAGTGACTGCAACGCCGAAGGGAAGCGAACTGCTCGCCCAAGCGGCCATTGCGGCCCGCCATGCGGAATCCGAAGTGTTGGCCGCGCTGGACGACCGGGAAGCCGCCCAGCTCAAGGCGCTGCTGCGCAAGGCATTATGGGGTTAG
- a CDS encoding SDR family NAD(P)-dependent oxidoreductase has translation MSLSGKVAIVTGSGRGLGLAYARELARQGAAVVINDVDADVAGEAVRTIEADGGRAVAVVAPVGSTEAAKQLVDAAVTEFGRLDILVTNAGILRDKSLLKMTDEDFDLVINVHLRGTFTCAREAFGYFKENGIAGRIIAIGSPTGQRGNFGQTNYAAAKAGIVGMVRTWALEMKKAGVTANAVIPVAATAMTKTIPYFRRAVEADERSEAMPRFFRHELGFGTADDVSGLIAFLASDEAAGITGQAIGAGGDRLQLWTHPEAAATEYREGGWGYQDLLENFGPLFADKLQSVGEEFLPLPAELHPETAAAQVR, from the coding sequence ATGAGCCTGTCAGGAAAAGTAGCGATTGTCACCGGAAGCGGCCGTGGCCTGGGTCTGGCGTACGCCCGGGAACTCGCCCGTCAAGGCGCGGCGGTAGTCATCAACGACGTCGACGCCGACGTGGCCGGCGAAGCGGTCCGGACCATCGAGGCCGACGGCGGCCGGGCAGTCGCCGTCGTCGCTCCCGTAGGCAGCACAGAAGCAGCGAAGCAGCTGGTGGACGCAGCCGTCACGGAATTCGGCCGCCTGGACATTCTCGTCACCAACGCCGGCATCCTGCGGGACAAGAGCCTGCTGAAGATGACGGACGAAGACTTCGACCTGGTCATCAACGTCCACCTCCGCGGCACCTTCACGTGCGCCCGAGAAGCTTTCGGCTACTTCAAGGAAAACGGGATTGCCGGCCGCATCATCGCCATCGGCTCCCCGACCGGGCAGCGCGGCAACTTCGGGCAAACAAACTACGCCGCCGCAAAGGCCGGAATCGTGGGCATGGTCCGGACCTGGGCACTGGAAATGAAGAAGGCCGGCGTCACTGCCAACGCGGTCATCCCCGTAGCCGCCACGGCCATGACCAAGACCATCCCGTACTTCCGCAGAGCGGTGGAGGCGGACGAACGCAGCGAGGCCATGCCGCGTTTCTTCCGCCATGAGCTCGGTTTTGGGACGGCCGACGACGTCTCCGGACTCATTGCCTTCCTCGCCTCCGACGAAGCGGCCGGAATCACCGGCCAAGCCATCGGCGCCGGAGGTGACCGCCTCCAGCTCTGGACCCACCCCGAAGCCGCCGCCACCGAATACCGCGAGGGCGGGTGGGGATACCAGGACCTTCTGGAGAACTTCGGCCCGTTGTTCGCAGACAAGCTGCAAAGCGTCGGCGAGGAATTCCTGCCGCTCCCGGCAGAACTGCACCCCGAAACCGCCGCGGCACAGGTGCGCTGA
- a CDS encoding amidohydrolase family protein, with protein sequence MAAQRYELGIDAAKLDAIDMHVHLEVDGYGHESLPAALTEASAKYFKAEDRTPSLDRIAEVYRGLNMAAVVFTVDARTQLKHEPNSIPELIAGAARNNDVLIPFGSVDPRTGAEAIQGAKHQAIDLGARGFKFHPSLQGFDPSNEQFYPLWETLQELGLPAIFHTGQNGMGAGLPGGYGIKLAYSNPLLLDAVAADFPGLQIIMAHPSVPWQDEANSIATHKSNVFIDLSGWSPKYFPESLVRMCNSVLQEKVLFGTDFPLITPQKWLAAFAELPLKDEVRPKILKDNAVRLLGLDG encoded by the coding sequence ATGGCCGCACAGCGTTACGAACTCGGCATCGACGCCGCAAAACTTGACGCGATCGACATGCACGTCCACCTCGAAGTGGACGGCTACGGCCACGAATCCCTTCCAGCGGCCCTGACGGAGGCTTCAGCCAAGTACTTCAAGGCCGAGGACCGCACACCCTCGCTGGACCGGATCGCCGAGGTCTACCGGGGACTGAACATGGCCGCCGTCGTGTTCACCGTGGACGCCCGCACGCAACTCAAGCACGAGCCCAACAGCATCCCCGAGCTGATCGCGGGGGCAGCAAGGAACAACGACGTGCTGATCCCGTTCGGCAGCGTGGATCCCCGCACCGGCGCCGAGGCCATCCAGGGCGCCAAACATCAGGCCATCGACCTGGGCGCCCGCGGCTTCAAGTTCCATCCGAGCCTGCAGGGCTTCGATCCCTCCAACGAACAGTTCTACCCACTTTGGGAGACGCTGCAGGAACTGGGCCTTCCGGCCATCTTCCACACAGGCCAGAACGGCATGGGCGCGGGCCTTCCTGGAGGCTACGGCATCAAGCTGGCCTACTCCAACCCGCTCCTGCTCGACGCCGTGGCCGCCGACTTCCCCGGGCTGCAGATCATCATGGCCCACCCCTCGGTGCCCTGGCAGGACGAGGCCAACTCCATCGCCACGCACAAATCCAACGTGTTCATCGATCTCTCCGGCTGGTCCCCCAAATATTTCCCCGAGTCGCTGGTGCGCATGTGCAACTCGGTGCTGCAGGAAAAAGTCCTTTTCGGCACGGACTTCCCGCTCATCACCCCGCAGAAATGGCTGGCCGCCTTCGCCGAGCTCCCGCTCAAGGACGAGGTCCGGCCCAAGATCCTCAAGGACAATGCCGTGCGGCTGCTCGGATTGGACGGCTGA
- a CDS encoding acyl-CoA dehydrogenase family protein: MSLGTHVETAVTERLYDVSDYYDAESLLTEDERRVLSRLRDFLDREAKPLLADYWERGEFPARLAQPLIDLDLMEPAELTVHGPARGIYQGFRIFELARTDASLATWYTAQAGLFRTAIRVGASEEQQREWMPRIIDFSLKGVFSLTEPESGSDIAGGLSTTARRDPDGDGDAWVLDGAKRWIGGASTADVLAVFARDVADGQVKAFLVDREAAGVTLEKIHGKTSLRMMQNAHITLDGVRVPESMRLHNVNSFKDVAAMLRAMRSDVAWIATGIQAGAFEAALRYVRERQQFGRPLGSFQLVQEKLARMLGNLTASLSLVVRLTEQQARGVYRDQDSALAKMQSCVAMRETVAMARELAGGNGITLESDVARFHADAEAVYSYEGTHEINALIVGRALTGESAFTR, from the coding sequence ATGAGCCTGGGAACCCATGTGGAGACCGCGGTTACAGAACGCCTCTACGACGTCTCCGACTACTACGACGCCGAGTCCCTCCTCACCGAGGACGAGCGCCGGGTACTGAGTCGGCTGCGCGACTTCCTGGACCGCGAAGCGAAGCCACTGTTGGCCGACTACTGGGAGCGCGGCGAGTTCCCTGCGCGGTTGGCCCAGCCGCTCATCGACCTGGACCTCATGGAACCGGCGGAGCTGACTGTTCACGGTCCCGCCCGGGGTATCTACCAAGGCTTCAGGATCTTCGAACTCGCCCGCACGGATGCTTCGCTGGCCACGTGGTACACGGCGCAAGCCGGCCTCTTCCGCACCGCCATCCGGGTGGGCGCCTCGGAGGAACAGCAGCGCGAGTGGATGCCGCGTATCATCGATTTCTCGCTCAAGGGCGTCTTTTCCCTGACGGAACCGGAGTCCGGATCGGACATTGCCGGCGGACTCTCCACCACCGCACGGCGCGATCCCGACGGCGACGGCGATGCCTGGGTGCTCGACGGTGCCAAGCGCTGGATCGGGGGCGCTTCGACGGCCGATGTCCTCGCGGTGTTCGCCCGGGATGTCGCCGACGGACAGGTCAAGGCCTTTCTCGTGGACCGCGAAGCCGCCGGGGTGACTTTGGAGAAGATCCACGGGAAGACCTCCTTGCGAATGATGCAGAACGCCCACATCACGCTCGACGGCGTCCGGGTCCCCGAGTCCATGCGCCTGCACAACGTGAACTCCTTCAAGGACGTGGCGGCAATGCTCCGGGCCATGCGCTCCGATGTCGCCTGGATCGCCACCGGCATCCAGGCCGGCGCCTTCGAAGCAGCCCTCCGCTACGTCCGCGAGCGCCAACAGTTCGGCCGCCCGTTGGGTTCCTTCCAACTGGTGCAGGAGAAGCTGGCCCGGATGCTTGGCAACCTCACCGCAAGCTTGTCCCTCGTGGTCAGGTTGACCGAACAACAGGCGCGCGGGGTCTACCGAGACCAGGACTCCGCGCTGGCCAAGATGCAAAGCTGCGTGGCCATGCGGGAAACAGTCGCAATGGCGCGCGAGCTGGCGGGCGGCAACGGAATCACACTCGAGAGTGATGTTGCCCGGTTCCACGCCGACGCCGAAGCCGTCTATTCCTACGAAGGAACGCACGAAATCAACGCCCTGATCGTGGGGCGCGCGCTTACGGGCGAGAGCGCCTTCACCCGCTAG
- a CDS encoding MaoC family dehydratase, which yields MPNLVVDFDKLLTLAGTDLGVTEYREITQEQINKFADATGDDQWIHVDPERAKDGPFGAPIAHGFLTLSLIIPFWGELFDVEGVTTKVNYGLDKVRFTSPVKVGARIRMQATIAEVTEVKGGAQIKVSNTIEIEGQERPAVVAEFLARFYK from the coding sequence ATGCCCAATCTCGTCGTCGACTTCGACAAACTGCTCACCCTCGCCGGAACCGATCTCGGCGTCACCGAATACCGCGAAATCACCCAGGAGCAGATCAACAAGTTCGCGGACGCCACCGGGGATGACCAGTGGATCCATGTCGATCCGGAACGCGCCAAGGACGGCCCGTTCGGCGCCCCGATCGCCCACGGCTTCCTCACGCTCTCGCTTATCATCCCGTTCTGGGGCGAGCTGTTCGACGTCGAAGGCGTCACCACCAAGGTGAACTACGGCCTCGACAAGGTCCGTTTCACGTCCCCGGTCAAAGTGGGGGCGCGGATCCGCATGCAGGCCACCATCGCCGAAGTCACCGAGGTCAAGGGCGGCGCCCAGATCAAAGTGTCCAACACCATCGAAATCGAAGGCCAGGAACGCCCCGCCGTCGTGGCCGAATTCCTCGCCCGTTTCTACAAATAG
- a CDS encoding MFS transporter yields MSQISQLQSMDVATKRKEARTVIASSYLGSTIEYYDFLLYATAAAVVFPKVFFSGMDDWVGVVAAYGTFAAGYVARPLGGVIFGHFGDKLGRKGMLIVSMLVMGLASALIGLVPGASVAGPWGAVMLVVLRVFQGIAVGGEWGGAALMALEHSESGKRGFAASFVNAGAPSGAVLGTLIMGAFSALPNSQFLAWGWRVPFLLSFVLLAVGMFVRLKVSESPIFKAAIEQERVARNADNRAAAKPVIPLLQVLRRPRTLIFTMLAGAAGFALQVVLATFAVTFAVSKGADRQGVLYAFAAASFISIAFVVLGGRLSDKLGRRPVMIGGLVLFIAYLIPMFQLLSSNNILLVFVAFTIGLMIHSTLFGPLAAFVSEQFGTTSRYTGASLGYQLATLLGAGFTPGIVAQIFKDSGQNTGSVVFYLAAMSVVSIIFILLTREPKNNDLQTVRP; encoded by the coding sequence ATGTCCCAAATATCGCAGCTTCAATCCATGGACGTGGCCACCAAACGCAAGGAAGCACGCACGGTCATTGCTTCCAGCTACCTGGGCAGCACCATCGAGTACTACGACTTCCTGCTCTATGCCACAGCCGCAGCCGTGGTCTTCCCCAAGGTCTTCTTCTCGGGAATGGACGACTGGGTGGGCGTCGTGGCCGCCTACGGAACTTTCGCCGCAGGATATGTGGCGCGCCCGCTGGGTGGAGTCATCTTCGGGCACTTCGGCGACAAGCTGGGACGCAAGGGAATGCTCATTGTCTCCATGTTGGTCATGGGCTTGGCTTCCGCGCTGATCGGCCTGGTCCCGGGCGCCTCCGTGGCCGGTCCGTGGGGCGCCGTGATGCTTGTGGTGCTCCGGGTCTTCCAGGGCATCGCGGTGGGCGGTGAGTGGGGCGGAGCCGCCTTGATGGCGTTGGAGCATTCGGAATCGGGGAAGCGCGGCTTCGCGGCCTCGTTCGTCAATGCCGGCGCGCCGTCGGGTGCCGTGCTGGGCACCCTCATCATGGGTGCCTTTTCGGCCTTGCCAAACTCCCAGTTCCTCGCCTGGGGCTGGCGCGTTCCCTTCCTGCTCTCGTTTGTCTTGCTTGCGGTGGGCATGTTCGTCCGGCTCAAAGTTTCGGAGAGCCCCATCTTCAAAGCCGCCATCGAACAGGAAAGGGTGGCCCGGAACGCTGACAACCGTGCCGCCGCGAAGCCCGTCATCCCGCTCCTCCAGGTGCTGCGCCGGCCCAGGACCTTGATCTTCACCATGCTCGCTGGGGCTGCCGGCTTCGCCCTCCAAGTGGTGCTGGCAACGTTCGCGGTCACCTTCGCCGTCTCCAAGGGCGCCGACCGCCAAGGCGTGCTGTACGCCTTCGCGGCCGCTTCTTTCATTTCCATCGCCTTCGTGGTCCTGGGCGGCAGGCTCTCCGACAAACTGGGCCGCAGGCCCGTGATGATCGGCGGGCTCGTGCTCTTCATCGCCTATCTGATCCCGATGTTCCAGCTGTTGTCCTCGAACAACATCCTCCTGGTCTTCGTCGCCTTCACCATCGGCCTGATGATCCACTCAACACTCTTCGGGCCACTGGCCGCCTTCGTCTCCGAGCAGTTCGGCACCACGTCCCGCTATACGGGAGCCTCGCTCGGCTACCAGCTCGCGACGCTCCTCGGCGCGGGCTTCACGCCGGGGATCGTGGCCCAGATCTTCAAGGACTCCGGCCAGAACACCGGCTCGGTGGTCTTCTACCTGGCTGCGATGTCCGTCGTCTCGATCATCTTCATCCTGTTGACCCGGGAACCGAAGAACAACGATTTGCAGACCGTCCGGCCTTGA